The Lathyrus oleraceus cultivar Zhongwan6 chromosome 5, CAAS_Psat_ZW6_1.0, whole genome shotgun sequence genome includes the window AATTTTTTTTAGAAGTCTCTTTTTTTTTCACGTCTTATCTTCTcaattttttgaatttttgacaaatcttctctagtaccccaaccccaaacttagaattcgctcacttccaagagcaaccccaaaccTAATCTTTTTCATACCACTTAAGAACTACAATTTCAACCTAACTTCAAAGAGAGGATGGAAAGATAATATCTTTCAAGTCATACAGCTAAGAATTAAGGCTAAGTCACCGAAAGAAAGACTAAGTtcaaagtggttagcaatggATATACCTATTACTACATGGTAGCTAAAAAGGTTCAAAGTTATAAATAAACAACTGCCTCAGTATGTGTTAATCAATAAAGACAAATTTAATCAGAAATAGATCAAACCTGATAAAacaataatgcatggatacactccATAAGAAAGAATAGTGAATAATGGAATTTATTTTTCTCAAACCTTACTAGTTGAGGTATCTGAAGGTTGAGTTCAAGACCTTTGATTCTTTTATCATCCTTTGCCTTCAAGTTGTAATTTTCTTTTCTAATGATTAAATTTGTAAATATGAAAGAAACACGACtacaaacttgtttattaaagATACCATAGGTTTTAATGGAAAGGCATGCTCGAGTGGATAATTCTTCATATTGAATGTCTCGAGTAACATAATGTAAATTCTacaaaaccaaaaaaatatatttataattgatgggttgcctcccatcCAACGCTTCTTTTCCATCATTAGCTTGACGGTTCATGCATAAGGCATGTTAGGCGCAAGGTATACCATCACGCCGGTCAATTCACGTGTTTTCCTTCCTTTGTCAATCTTACTATCTTTTTCTTCCAGTTGGTAACATGTCTCTAGATCATCCACATAAGGTGTCCATTCATACACATTAAACACCATCATTTCCTTATTGAACTTCAAGACAAGTTCACCTGTTTCCACATCTATCAAAGCTTTCCCGGTTGCCAAGAATGGGTGTCCGAGAATAACTGATCCTCCTGAATCTCTCTTCATGTCAATTACCACAAAATCTGCAGGGAAGACTAAACCATCAACATGAATTAATGCGTCTTGTACGATATCAAGCGGATGAGTAACAGATGAATTGGCTAAAGTCAGAGTCATATTACTCGGTATGATCTCTCCCAGTTTCATTTCCTTAAATTTATTAAGTGGCATGAAATTGATACTAGACCCTAAATCACATAAAGTGTGTGGGATCTTTACTCCACCAATGGTACAAGTGATTGTGAACTTTCCGGGATCTTTCATCTTTGGTGGAAATGCATGAGGAAGTGTCATCTCATCTTTCTGGATCATGTTCACATGTTCTTTTACCAACTTTTGCTTTATACTATTTAGAAATGTCTGCATAAATTCAGCATCTCTTTAAACTTTGCCAGCAATTATGCCCCATATTTGTTTAATGGTTTCTTCTTAATTATAGGATATGGTGGTTTGATGTAATCAAGTAGTTCCGGGTTAGGCTCATTTAGGATCTGCTTCTTGGTCCTTCTCCAAGGGGAGTTTTTAACAATTAATTGTTCCAAGGCCATTCTCTTTCCTCTTAGTCACCCTGATCGTTACTCTTCTCTTTTTCAATGCTCACTTCTTCCTTTTCCATCAAAACCTTTGCAACTATTTTATCTTCACCCTTGTTGGTGGCCACCTAAAAACCTGTTTCTACCACCTTGCCAGATTCATTCTTAGGATTATCCATAGTGTTACATGTAAATCCTTCACTTGAGTAAGGTAAATGATAAGTGCCAAAGGGAGGGTATTAAAGCATAATATTTTGGAACTTATAAGATTTACTCGCTATGATTCTTTGATATTTTCTAAAGTGTTAACTAGAATAGGGATTTATGAATGAGAATGGTTACTTTTTAATATCCTTGTGTATTAATGCAGGAAGGATCACACAATTCAGGCCTAAGCATCAAAGCAAAAAAAAAGGCATGTTACAAGGGCGCAGTAGCGCAAAAGTAGTGAGCAAACATGACAAAACACGAGCAAATGCGCTACAGGCATGTTGCAGTGCGCTACAACAAGCATGGATCATCAAGTTTCCAGTGGGGTTGTATTTCAAGCACGCATGCAACAAGGAAAAGAGATTCGTTGTGCTATAATACGCAAAGTGTTGTTGTAGTGCAGGAGCGCTGCAATACAACCTTTTGCACAAAGCGCACTAAGGAGGATAAATTCCAAAGGCGGTTTGCAGAACTCTTCAAGGCTAAGAAACCTGGGTGCGCTGCAACGCAACTTTTTTGCATAAAGCGCGGGAGTGGCATTTTGGAAAAACTATAAATAGAGGCCAAATCCATTCGGTGATGATTGATTATTGACGGTTAGATATCACTTGATATTAGTGTAATTGATTGAATATGAAGTAAGATAAGGGAAGTGAGGATACGAGTTGTATATATATCAAGAGTCGGGGAATCATTGTTAATGTTGATTCATCTTAATTCCTTCATTTTGTATCAAACTACGATGAGAATGACTAGCTAATTTCCTTCTCTTGTTGGCATTGGATAGAATCCACTATAATCGTATGTATATTTATTGATTATGTTTTGATATATAAACTTGTTATTCATAATTGTTGATGTTATCTTTGTTTTATCCATTAAACTTATAGATACAAATTCTGATTGAGAAATACTTTCGAATCTTGATTCAAGATAACAATCGGTTAAATGCTAATTGCTAGACATAGAATTAGGGTTCAATTTTCACAATAAATATCAGCTTTTAATGCGAGCGGTTTATTTAATAGATCGAGAAATTACTGATTAAACAAATTGGTTGAAATCCAAACAAATGTGTAGATATACACTTTGTTGCAAGGGATATGTGAAGATAAGAATGAATAACAAAGTTATGCAAAAAGTAATTGATAATTTACATATGCGCACGATAGAGAAAATCCAATCCCAACAAGATTTTCTATCAACGAAACTTAATTTATTCAATATTGTTTTATTTTACATTATGTTATCATCTCAAACAAGTATCTTGTAAACCTCAACTTTAAATTATATTAATTGTCGAACGACAGTAATATCGCACTAgtccctgtggatacgatacaaacAATACACACTTTTGATTACATGAACATCAAAATGACGTTGTTGCCACGGACTGGCGTTTAGAAATTACAAGCATAGCGATATTTTTTATCATTTTAAGTTTGTGCGTTTTGTtaatataatattatatatattataatatatatatataatatatatatatatatatataatatatatagatatattaatatatatattatatattatatattattataattaatataattatatattcTTTACCCTTCCTTCTGCTAACTTTCGTTTGACTAGGTTTATAAACTTTGTGTATGCGAGGTAAAAATTTAGAAGAGCCATTgctttttgatcccgagatcgaaaggACAACTCGAAGAAATAAGAGACAAATAAAGAAACGTAAATAGATAGCCAAGAAAAGGAATCAAAAGAAAGAAACTTCTACTTAAACTGTCTCACCAACAACAGAAAAAATGGTTGAACAGGAAGGATCATAAACCATCAACAATGGTGAGGGACCTTCTCGCAACAGCCCAAGACGGTTAGCTCGTCTCACCAACACTCATAACAATCGACAAGCAGAGATGAAAATGGGGCTGCTTCAAATCATTTATGCAAATCCATTTGTAGGGctggaccatgaagatccctaCACTCATCTCACTAAGTTCTACAGACTTGTCGGTACATCAGGTGCACctgaagctgaagaagaagcGGTCTTCATGAGATTTTTACCACATTCCTTGatcggtaaagcaaaggattggtaccttGACCAACCAACTCAAGTCATGACCAACTAGAATGTCTTGGAAGAAAACTTCCTGAACAGATTATTCTGGCACAATAGATTCATGTATGCTAAGACAACAATTATTGCATTCACTCAAAGTTCAACAAAAACACTTTGTGAAGCATTGGAGTGCTACAAATCCATGTTTCACAAGTGTCCAAATCATGACTTCGATGAGCTCATAAAAATTTACATCTTTCGTAATGGACTTCAGCCGCAACCGAAGCTTTTACATGATGCAATTGCTGGTGGTCTTTTGTTGTCCAAAAGTGTAGAGGATGCATTCTCTATCATTAACTGTATGGCTCTCAATGATCATCAAGTCCAATATAATAGAGGTACGACACAAAGAAAACCTAGAATTTTGGAGTTAGGTGCAAATGACGCAATTTTGGCACAAAACAAGCTTCTCACTCAAATAGTGGAAGAATTAACCAAGCAACTGTCCAAACTTCCACAACAACTTAAAGAGATGCATGGAACATCGATTAAACCGCAACAAGTAGCTTTTTGTGAACTTTGCATAGGTGATCATTCAACTGATTTTTGCCCACCGATTAATGAAAAACTGAATTATATGGGAAATCAACAATAAATACCAGCACCATACCAAAGCAATCAAGGATATCCACGTGGGAACACTACCAATTATAGCCAAGAGTGGAAGCAAGATATGGGACCGTCGAAGATGCCAAATCAATACCAGAATTTCCATCAACAGCCTCAGAATCCTCCTCAACCGGATAGAACGTTAAAGTAGGAAGACACTTTGAGTCAATTTATGCAGGTGTCCATGGAAAACCAGAAGAATACATATGCTTCAATTAAAGACCTTGAAATGTAATTCAAACATATTGTTAAACAATTGGCGGAGCAACAAGAAGGAAAATTCATGGCCACCACTattgtaccccaaaatttaccctcttcTTTTTACTATAGTTGGCTTATATTTTATAATCATATCGattcatgcatatcattggtTCTATGGTTTTGAGATCAAGACATCCCTTTTGGGGTTTCCTTCAAGCTTTAGAAGGAAGAGCAGTGACAATCAATGCAAGGAATATGGGGTACCCTGAATCTCTTGATCATTCAAGCCACAAGGGTTTCCTCATTCCCTAGGACATCTCAAATGGTCCATTACTTCATCATTTGAATGAGAATTGCAAGAAAATGGAATTGGATCACACTCTCATATCTTTGGATCCCTGAGAAAGAAGTGTTGACTATATTAGTATGTGGCATATTCATGGGCCACGTTTGAATCATCTTCATCATATTATCATAGAAGACCTCATTGTTCCAAAGTTTTTCCACCTTCCCTAGGAGGATCAAGGTTTTGAAGATGTGCACTCCTATCTTGTCATTCTTGactcaaattagggtttatgataaaataattttatttctGTCTTTTTAAGCAAGATATGATTCCATGGTATTCTATGTGTCCCTAAGTGTCTATGAGTAAAAGATTGTCCATTAATTACATTCATAAGAAGTTTAATTGTTCAGATGATTATTGATTTTATTCAATTGGGGAAAAGTCAACTAGGCAGGTTAAAACGTCAACTTTTAATCTTTTTGGTCAATGTTGTGTTCCTCAAGTCAAAATTGGTATgtgtgaaatttgatcaagaaaagtcaagagattcatcaaaaatcaagaatTGTAGAAAGTTGCTTAAATTGGAAACTAGGGTTTTGAAACTTACTATTTATGGCAAGTTTAGTATTAGTGGACAACTACTTTCATGTCCTTTTTTCTATATGATAAAACTCCAAACCAAGTTGTCCTTAACACGGATTTTGTTCTCCTCCATCCAAGCTTCAAGGAGGTACTAAGATTAAGTCATTTGGATCATCATAGCCCAAGATATGGTCGTGGAAAGTAAGGTGTTTCAAATTCATCCATTTGTCCCAAGACTTAGAATTTTTCTAAGTATCCCAAGTCAGGATTACCAAGCATTGTTCGTGGAAatttttgaagaccttaagggcttcatctcaattggtttccaacatgaaagttatagtATTAGATCTCCCTTTTCCATTGCTTCTAAGAGCAAGTCATTTGGATCACCATAGCTCAAGATATCACCCTCACAAGTCGTGATATTGGATTGATTGAGTGGCCTATGTACTTAGTGAGATTTTTCTATGTTTTTATTCATTCCAAACCACATACTTCATGTCCATTTTCCACAAGGTTCCAGATCCCATTAGGATTCGACctcaacatgaaacttgttccTCTCATTTCCCTCTTTTCAAAAAGCTCTAATTCATTCCTTTTGGCCAAGAGAGCATGAAGTTGTATTGGTTCAATGTCACCATGTTGCAAGCCTTCCTACATCACCTCTTTGGTCAAATCCTTGAAAGATGATTACACTCCTTTGTAGCAAGACCATTTCCCACTCAAGTACACCTCATTTTTTACTCCTTTTGTCCAAGCATCATGCTATCCCATGCATGGATGTCATGTATCATATTTGCCAAATGAAGGAAATATCTTTTTTGACCAAGCTTGCTTCATACACACTCCTTCCCAAGCCATAAGACATATCCCTTTCCCACTGCATTTCAGCACTCAAATATGACATAACATTCACATTCTTCACAAAGTCAAACACAACTCTGCATACCAAAGACTCTTCTACATATTTGGACCAGTTTGCCCTCCAACGGATAGATACAAGAGACAAGGCATGACATTTCATCTGCAGAGGTATATATAAGCTAACTTTAACCTAGCTAAGGAGAAGAGACCATTCTGGAGAGTGAAGAAACTTGAGAGCTGCAACACCTCACAAACTTTTTTGCTTATTTCATTTCTGGATTGGGAACCTTGCTACTCGTTCAACACCATTCTTGCTTGAAGAGAAGAACCAAGCTTCTTTGGCTTTGCTTCTGCAACTCATTTGGGATCAAGAAGAAGTGGAATTTTCTCCACTAGGTAGGTTATCCACTCTTTGTATCACATCCATTTTGAAACATGTACATACCATGAGTGATTAAGAGTGTGGTTTGGAGTGGGTTCAATGCATTATTCTCATATGTATACTCGAATATGTGATTTATAAGCTTGCTGAAATTTTGATTATAATGTGTTTTCTCCAACTTTTATGCCACATTTCTCTTAAACTAGACCTTATTTTTGAATTTGGTTTAAGATGTCATTGAAGTACTCCATGAGATCTATGTTTTGTCTTTTTATTTCATTCATTTTCGTGCATTGTAGAATAAGATATTTGGATTGGAAGTGATGCTTTCAGAATCGGGtttagggtttgtgtatgcatgaCTTGAGGTAGGGGATGATTTGCTGGCTATTTCTAATTGGTTGGGACCTAAGTATTGTGATCGGTTGATGACCAGGTCCACATGATTTTTGTAtaacttatttatttattttaatgtcaCGCTGCCAAAAAACTTGGCCTTGGGTTTGGTTGGTCGTTGGGCCTGAATGCTTCACTGTTCACACCCCTCGTTTTGAGCCCATAAGCATATTTTACCTATTGATCAGTTCATTCCTGGGCTTACTAATGCACCCCCTTtttctttctcatttatttttataccacttttatttaattctatttaaaatatttattttaggccaaaaa containing:
- the LOC127082072 gene encoding uncharacterized protein LOC127082072 — its product is MIQKDEMTLPHAFPPKMKDPGKFTITCTIGGVKIPHTLCDLGSSINFMPLNKFKEMKLGEIIPSNMTLTLANSSVTHPLDIVQDALIHVDGLVFPADFVVIDMKRDSGGSVILGHPFLATGKALIDVETGELVLKFNKEMMVFNVYEWTPYVDDLETCYQLEEKDSKIDKGRKTRELTGVMVYLAPNMPYA